The genomic stretch AGAGGCTTATTCACAAGCGACGTGTCAACCAGCGAAACCTCCACTTGGGAGCGGCTGTGCATAAGCCTGCAAGAGCGGCCCGTAGCGTTCGGCAACACGAACGCTACGGGCGCGCTGACCTCGATACGTGCAACAGCAGCGCGTTCACCCGTCCGTGCGCGACCGGGTAACGACCACCCAGCGCATGCGCCAGCGAAACGACGACACCCAGACCGATGTTGCCAAAGCCACCGCCGCCGTGCAGGAGGCATTGCGCATGTGCACACGGGCCTCCAGGCCATCGATCCCACGCAACGACACCCAGATCGACGGCAACCACCGGCTCCGCGGAGCCTCTGCTGAGGACGAGTCGTGAAAAACAGGGATGCTGTTCCCGGATCTCCACGTCATAGCCTTCTTCTTGAAAGGCAGCGACGACTCGCTCCAGCGCCGAGGCGAATTCGTGCTGCGCGGACTGTGTGGTGAACAGGTCCACGTCCTCGGTAGGGCGATCGATGAATCCGTGTTCACGAATGGCACCAGACCCAGCCAGCGCGAACCCTGCTTCCGGGCCTGCCGCCTCCAGGGCAATCCTCGCGATCCTTCTCTGTTCGGAGGCATCCCGGCTCATGTGCGTACCCGGAGTTCGGGGAAACGCGTTTCCCACAGGTCCCGCACCCTCTGGTCCAGGTTGATCACGGGCCACAGCTCGATGAGACGATCCCGGTTGAGTAGACGTTCCTGTTCGGCCACCCGCCCTTCGGTGAGCAACGCCTGGTAGGCCATACGCCGCCCCCCACATCATCCACGTCGATCCCCACGCGATCCTCCTGCCAGCGAACCCCGTGCGGAAGGTCGATCAACCCGTGATAGGGGCCGCGCAGGGCGTCAAGAGTCGTCGGCGCATGGCAGGGCTTCACGTCCCGGAACCGAACACGTCCCGCAACCACACCGGTCACCATGAACCTCCCAGCGCTCGTGAGCCGTCAACATCTCGGCCTGTCGGACCAGTGTAATGAGGTCGCATCGCTGGCCATCAGGTGATCCGCGGTCCCGGCGCCGCCGCCATGATCCGGAGACACTATCACGCCCCTACTTCACGACGTGAAGACCCAACCCCTCACGCGATCCTGCGCAGGATGCCCTTCAGGTCGTCGGGCGAAGGCGCCACCGGGGTGGTCGTGGTGCAGCCATCGGCGAGGGCCGCGGCCACCAGGCCGTCCTCGTCGCGACGCAACACATCGGATGCGACCTTCAGGTCGCTCAACCGCGACGGGATGCCCAGCCTCGACCTCAACCGTTCGACCGCACCGACCAGCGACGTCACCGCCGCCCGCCCCCTCGCCGAGGGGTACAGCAGCCTGCCCAGGCGGGCGTAGCGTTCGGCGGCGCGGTCGCTGCGGGATGCGTTGAATTCGATGACGTGCGGCAGCAGCAGCGCGTTCAACCGTCCGTGCGCGATCGGATAGCGGCCGCCCAGCGCGTGCGCCAGCGAGTGGACGATACCCAGGCCAACGTTGTCGAAAGCCATCGCCGCCATGCAGGACGCGTTGTGCATGTGGGAACGCGCCTCCAGGTCGTCGCCGTGGGTGTAGCAGCGCTCCAGGTTCCCGAACACCAATTCGACGGCCTTCTCCGCCAGCGCATCGGAGAAGTCGCAGGCCTCCAACGCCACATACGCCTCCGTGGCGTGGGTGAGCACGTCCATGCCGGAATCGGCGGTGATGTGCGAAGGCACCCCGACCACGGCCTCCGGATCCAGGATGGCCAACCCTGCCACCAGCTCGCTGGAGGCGATCGGGACCTTCGTGTGCGTCTGCTCGTCGGTGACCACGGCAAACGACGTCACCTCCGAGCCCGACCCGCTGGTGGTGGGGATCGCGACGATCCCCTCCGGCGCCCCGAAACCGGCGTCGAGCGCGGCCTTGTGCATTACCTTCGTGGCATCCATCACCGACCCACCGCCGTAGGCGACGACCACATCGGGCCTGGACTGCAGATACACCGACACCCCGGCGCCGATCTCGGATGTGGTGGGGTTCGGTTTCACACCCGTGAAGGTCGTCACCTGCTCACCGAGCCTGTCGACCACCTTCCGGTACACGTCGGTGGTTGCCAGGAAGTCGTCGGTCACGAGGAACACGGGCCTGCCACGAAACTCGTCGAGCGCCTCCAACGCCGCCGCACCCAGCCGCACCCTGGTGGCCAGCCGGAACTCTCTCATCTCCTGCTCCTGTTCTTCTGCATACCCGAGGGTCCTCCCTGACCGGCGGGACAGGTTGCCCGCGGGGACATCGTCGTCACGAGTGGCGCATCCGAGGTCGCCGGGCCGGCCTCACGGGCGGCGCGGATCATCCAGCGTAGAAGGTGCGCCGAGGGGCGGGACGTGGTCATGCCGCCCTCCCGGAATGTTCCCTGCGGTACTCGGACGGGGTCATCCCGATGTGTTTCTTGAACTGCCGCGAGAAGTAGTTCAGCGGCGTGAAATCCAGCTCCGCGGCGATCCTGAGCACCGGTTTGTCGGTGTGGATGAGCACGAACTTCGCGCGCTCCAGGCGTTTGGCGGTCACGTAGTGGATGAAGCTGGAGCCAGTGCGTTCCTTGAACTTCCTCGCGAAATGCGACTCCGACCACATCAGGTAGGAAGCTGCCTTGTGCAGCGTCAGGAACGACGACGGATTCTTCTCGATCTCGTTCAGCAGCGTCGTGATGCTGCGTTCCCCACCCCGGGCTGCGGGCTCGAGGAGGTCGTGGACGCGGATCAGCAGTTTCTCGCAGTACACCTGGCATTCGTATCGGTTCATCGGGCCGCGTCGGCGTCCCCGGTGGCGGGTGACGATCTGGGAGATGTCGCGCCCGAACTGCACAGCCTCACTCGTGGCGATGCCGATCATCATGTCCTCGTATTCGGACAGCTCCCTCGGATCCACCTTCTGGCTCCAGCGCGGCAGCAGATGGTCCAGGTAGTCGCCAAGCAGCTCCAGGTTCGCGGCTGCGTTGCCCTGTGCGACGTTGCGGGCCATCACCGGGGCCTCCAGCGAGATCCGTCGCTTCACCGACTCGACGGGGATCAGCGGCAGGGGTTTCCGGATTCCCGCCAGCAGCGGGGCGAGTGCCGCGTCGTCACTGGGACCCGGAATCCGCCGGAGCCTGCCCAGCACCGTCCCCGCAACCGCGAAATCCGCCTCGCCGAGAGTGGAACCGAGTTTCGCGTTCGCCAGGCCGACGACCTCGTTGGCCGCGGCCTGCAGCTTGCCGAGGTCGACCACGGCCACCTGATCCAGCAGCTTCGCGGTCTCCGAGTGTTCCAGCACCTCCGAGGCACCCACAATCTGCTGGAGCTGCTGCTGCCCCTCGGTAAGCAGCACCTGCCCGGCCATCACCGCGCCCAGATACTGCGCACCCCACATGATCGAGACGGAAAAATCCACCAGGCCCGCATGACACCGGTACACGACCGGACGTCCCTCGATGGCGCTCTGCAGCCCGCCGTGGGCGTCGCAGCTGTAGCACTTGGCGCGGATCGCGGGATCGCGACGCAGGTACTGGCACAGGGTGCTGAACCGCGACGCCTCCGTGACGGGACGACCCATGGAATCGACGGTGATCATCGCCAACCCGGTGGAGGTGGCGAAATCGTCCTGGATGCGCTGCAACTCCTCGACGTCAATGAGATTGCGCAGATCGAGGGCGGCAGCCGCGTTGCCCGCGACCGGGTTCACGATGAAGTCCGGCACAGCACCTCCTGCACGCGTTTGAATCCCTTGCCTGTGATCGAGTCGACCGCCACGATCTGGTGGGCACCGGCCCGCGCCAGATGGTCGACGGCGTTGTGCACCTGGGTCTCGGTGGCCACCCCGGCATGGGTGACGACCCCCAGCACCTCGCGGTTGAAGGTGGTGGCAAATCCCGGCGGGAAACGGGTTTCGTCGCTGGTGGCGGACTGCACCAGCACCACCACGTCCACGTCGTAGGAGGCCAGCATCAGGGCGTGTTTGTAGCGCCCCACCTCCAGGTACTCGCCCGGGGTGTCGATGGCGGAGGCGAAGGTCTCGATGGCCTGGGTCTTGGCGTACTCGATGGGCAGCCCTTGGAGACGCTGCCTGAATGTCGTCTTGCCGGCTCCAATGCTGCCGACAAGCAGGATCGACCTCATGCCCTACGTCACGTCCTCGTCAACGGCGCCGGGGTGAAGCCGAGAATGGACTGGAGGGTGGTGACGATCCCCGTGACGGCGGACTCGACGTCGGCGAGCTGGCCGGTGATGAGCAGCGACCCGGAGAAGCGGTCGACGAAGGCCAACTCGACTCCCGCCGACTTGGTGGCGATGTCGGCGGCGATCACGGCGGCCTCACCCGGTGTGATGGTCAGCACCCCGATGGCCCCGCTGCTTCCCGCGGGAAGACCGATCTTCGGGTACAGGTGCGGATCGGGATTGGCTATCACGTGGGCGAGCGTGACCTGCTTGCCAGGCACGAACTCCTGGATGATGCGCGTTTTGTCGGTCAACTCGGTCATCAATCGCTCCTCTGGGTTGCCCTCACGATAGGGGCACTTCCGGTCGGGTTCAACGTTGCACGCATTCTCGAAGCAAGAATGTGTAACAACCGGAAGAAACTGTGTATCGGAACCTGCTCTATGGTGTCGGGACAGGCCCAATTGGCCTGCCGCTAGGACTAACGACGAAGGAGTCAGCATGCAGGAAGCGCTCGGAATGGTCGAGACGAAAGGCTATGTCGGAGCGGTTGAGGCCGCCGACGCCATGGTCAAGTCCGCGAATGTGTCCCTCGTGGGCAGCGAGAAGATCGGTGCCGGCCTCGTGACCGTGCTGGTGCGCGGCGACGTCGGCGCGGTCAAGGCCGCCACCGACGCGGGCGCCTCGGCGGCGGAACGGGTGGGTGAACTCATCAGCGTGCACGTGATCCCGCGTCCCCACAACGACGTCGAGAAGATCCTCCCCACCCAGGCCAAGTAGGAGAATGAGCAATGTCTGAGGAACTGATCAACAAGGTCTTGGCCGAAGTGGTCAAGAAGATGGGCGGCGACGCCCCCGCGCCCTCCGCCACACCTGCCCCCGCTCCCACGCCCGCAGCCGGGACCCTGCCCGCCGTGACCGAATTCGTCGGCACCAACGTCCTGGGTGACACCATCGGCATGGTCATCGCCAACGTCGACCCGAAGCTGCGCGCGATGATGAAACTGGAAAAGGACTTCCGCTCCATCGGGATCCTCGGTGCCCGCACCGGCGCCGGCCCGCACATCTTCGCCGCCGACGAGGCCGTCAAGGCCACCAACTCCGAGATCCTGACCATCGAGCTGCCCCGCGACACCAAGGGCGGCGCCGGTCACGGCTCGTTGATCATCTTCGGCGCCGAGGACGTCTCCGACGCCCGCCGCGCCGTCGAGGTGTCCCTCGGGGAGCTGGACCGCACCTTCGGTGACGTCTACGGCAACGACGCGGGCCATCTGGAGTTCCAGTACACCGCACGCGCCTCCTACGCCCTCAACAAGGCGTTCGGAGCCCCGATCGGCAAGGCCTTCGGCATCACCGTCGGCGCCCCCGCCGGCATCGGTGTCGTCCTGGCCGACACCGCCGTCAAGGCAGCCACCGTCGACGTCATCGGCTACGCCAGCCCCGCCGGCGGAACCAGCTTCTCCAACGAGGTCATCTCGTTCCTGAGCGGCGATTCGGGTGCCGTCCGGCAGGCCATCATCGCCGCCCGCGAGGTGGGCATCCCCCTCCTCGGTGCGCTCGGCGCCACGCCCGAATCCACCACGACCCCCTACATCTGAGGACCGATCTGATGCGTTCCAAGAGGTTTGAGGCGCTCGACGCGCGCCCCGTGAACCAGGACGGGTTCGTCAGCGAATGGCCCGAGGTGGGCCTCATCGCCATGGACTCCCCCAACGATCCGAAACCGTCGATCACACTGACCAACGGGCTCGTGACTGAACTCGACGGCAAGACCCGCGACCAGTTCGACATGATCGACACCTTCGTCGCCGATTACGGCATCAACCTGGAGCTGGCGGAGAAGGCCATGGCCATCGACTCCCTCCAGGTGGCCCGCATGCTGTGCGACATCAACGTGCCCCGCACCGAGATCATCCCGCTGACCACCGCCATGACCCCGGCGAAACTCACCGAGGTCGTCGGCAACATGAGCGTGCTGGAGATGATGATGGCGGTCACGAAACTGCGTGCCCGCAAGCAGCCCGCCAACCAGTGCCACGTCACCAACGTCGCCGACAACCCCGTGCAGATTGCCGCCGACTCCGCCGAGGCCGCGCTGCGCGGTTTCGCCGAGCAGGAAACCACCGTCGGTGTGGTCCGCTACGCCCCGTTCAACGCGCTGGCGCTGCTGGTCGGCGCCCAGACGGGACGTCCCGGCATCCTCACCCAGTGCGCGGTCGAGGAGGCCACCGAGCTGCAGCTCGGCATGCGCGGACTGACCGCCTACGCCGAAACCGTGTCCGTCTACGGCACCGAGGCGGTGTTCATGGACGGCGACGACACCCCCTGGTCGAAGGCCTTCCTGGCCTCCAGCTACGCCTCCCGCGGCCTGAAGATGCGCTTCACCTCCGGCACCGGCTCCGAGGTGCAGATGGGCTACGCCGAAGGCAAGTCCATGCTGTACCTGGAGGCCCGCTGCCTGTTCGTGACGAAGGCCGCCGGCTCACAGGGCACCCAGAACGGTTCCGTCAGCTGCATCGGTGTGCCCGCGGGCGTACCCGGCGGCATCCGCGCCGTGCTGGCCGAGAACCTGATCGCCACCATGCTGGACCTCGAGTGCGCCTCCAGTAACGACCAGACCTTCACCCACTCCGATCTGCGCCGGGTGTCGCGGTCGCTGATGCAGTTCGTGCCCGGCACCGACTTCATCTGCTCCGGCTACTCCTCCACCCCGAACAAGGACAACATGTTCGCGGGCTCCAACTGGGATGCCGAGGACTTCGACGACTGGAACATCATCCAGCGCGACCTGCGCGTCGACGGCGGCCTCACCCCCGTGCTGGAGGAGGACGTCATCGCGGTTCGCCGCAAGGCCGCCCGCGCCCTGCAGGCCGTCTTCGACGAGCTGGGACTGCCGGCCATCACCGACGCCGAGGTGGAGGCCGCCACCTACGCCCACAGCTCCGATGACATGCCCAAACGCAACGTCGTCGAGGACCTGAAGGCCGCCGAGGACATGATGAACCGCGAGGTCACCGGCGTGGACGTGGCCAAGGCGCTGTCGCGAGGCGGTTTCGAGGACGTCGCCGAGGCGGTGTTCAACCTCCTGAAACGCCGCGTCGCGGGCGACTACCTGCACACCTCCGCGATCTTCGATGCCGACTTCAACGTGATCTCGGCCGTGAACTCGCCCAACGACTACCACGGCCCGCAGACCGGATACCAGATCGACGACGAGCGGTGGAACCAGATCAAGACCATCCGTCAGGCCATCAGCCCCGAGAGCATCTGAGGTGAGCCATGAGCATTGATGTGAACACCCTCAAGCAGATCATCGCGCAGGTGGTCCAGGAAATGGCCACCGAGGACCAGGCCGCCGCGGCCCCAGCGTCGAGCACCCCGTCCCCCACCTCGGGGGGCACCGCGACGATGACCGCCACGGCTGCGGGGAAACTCACCCTGGCCGAGACCGGTCCTGCGGAGCGCGGCGCCGACCCGAAGGAAGTCGTGGTCGCAGTCTCCCCCGCATTCAGCACCCTGATCCACGAGACCATCATCGGCCTGCCCCACGCCGACGTCCTCAAGGAGATCGCCGCGGGCATCGAGGAGGAGGGGCTCAAACACCGGTTCGTGAAGATCTACAAGAGCGCCGACGTCGGTTTCATCGCCCACCAGGCGGCGAAGCTGTCGGGCTCCGGCATCGGGATCGGCATCCAGTCGCGCGGCACCACGGTCATCCACCAGAAGGACCTGCCGCCGCTCAGCAACGTGGAGCTGTTCAGCCAGTCCCCGCTGATCGACCTGGAAACCTTCCGCGCCATCGGCAAGAACGCGGCCAAGTACGCCAAGGGCGAGTCGCCACAGCCCGTGCCGATCCGCAACGACCAGATGGCCCGTCCCAAGTACCAGGCCATCGCGGCCCTGCTGCACAACAAGGAAACCGCCCAGTGCGACCTGGCCAAGAAGCCCCAGGCGCTGCGGGTCAGCACCGCCTAGGAGAGCCACCATGGATCAGGAACAACTCATCCGCCAGATCATGTCGGAGGTCATGAAGTCCCTCGGGAACGACTCCGTGTCCTTCGCCAAGAACGCCCCGGCACCCGCCGCCCCGACCCAGGCCCCCGCTGCGGGGACCCGACGGATCGGTCGCGACGAATACCCGCTGGCCGAGAAACACCCGGAGCTGGTGAAAACCAACACCGGCAAGGCCCTCGACGACCTCACCTTCGAGGACGTCAAGTCGGGGAAGCTGAGCCCTCTCGACTTCCGCATCTCCTCGGAGACCCTGGAACTCCAGGCCCAGGTGGCCGACGCCGACGGACGCCAGACCCTGGCCCGCAACCTGCGTCGCGCCGCCGAACTGGTGGCGGTGCCCGACGCCCGGCTGCTGGAGATCTACAACGCGCTGCGCCCGTACCGCTCCACCAAAGCGGAGCTGTACGAGATCGCCGACGAGCTGGAGGGTCAGTACGGCGCGAAGGTGAGCGCGGGATTCGTCCGTGAAGCCGCCGACGTCTACGAGGCCCGCGGACGTCTGCGCGAAGACTGAGAAACACGAGACAAGGAGGCGAGGACGATGGCGAAACTGGTCGCTGGCATCGACATCGGCAACGCGACCACCGAGGTGGCGCTCGCTGAGACTGGTGCCGACGGACAGGTGAGATTCCTGTCCAGCGCCATCGTCCCCACCACCGGCATCAAGGGAACCAGCACCAACATCCGTGGGCTGTTCCGCTCCCTCACCGACGCCCTGAACAAGGCGGGACGCCGCATCGAGGACCTCGACTCCATCCGCATCAACGAGGCCGCCCCCGTGATCGGCGACGTCGCGATGGAGACCATCACCGAGACGATCATCACCGAATCCACGATGATCGGACACAACCCCTCCACCCCGGGCGGCCTCGGCATCGGGGTGGGGACCACCATCGCCCTCGACGAGCTGCCCGACGCCCCCGCCGGGCAGCCCTACATCGTCGTGGCACCCCGCACGATCCCCTACGACCAGGTCGCGGCCCGGCTGAACTCCGTCGCCGAGCGCCTGGAGGTCACCGGCGCGATCCTGCAAGCCGACGACGGCGTGCTGGTCCACAACCGCCTGACCCGCAAGATTCCCATCGTCGACGAAGTGCGCCTGATCGAGAAGGTGCCGCTCGGGATGCTGGCCGCCATCGAGGTGGCCGACGTCGGGCGCATCGTCGAGACCCTGTCCAACCCGTTCGGCATCGCGACCCTCTTCGGTCTGGAGGCCGAGGCCACCCGCTCCGTGGTGCCGCTGGCCCGGTCCCTGGTGGGCAACCGTTCCGCCGTGGTCATCAAAACCCCGGAAGGCGATGTGCAGGAACGCCGCATCCCCGCGGGCCGCCTCACCTTCCACGGCGCCAACACCCTCGACGTCGACGTCGACCTGGGTGCCGCCGAGATCATGGACGTCGCCTCCCGGATCCGCGACCTCTCCGACATCACGGGCGAACCCGGCACCAATGTCGGCGGCATGATGGAGAAGGTGCGCGTGACCATGGCGCAGCTGACCAACCAACACACCCGCGACATCCGCATCACCGATCTGCTCGCCGTCGACACCCGGGTGCCGCAGCAGGTGGCGGGCGGCATCGCCAACGAATTCTCCATGGAGGCCGCCGTCGGCATCGCCGTGATGGTCAGGACCGACCGCCTCCAGATGGAACGGATCGCCTCCGAACTGGCCGCCGAAATCGGTGTGCCCGTCGAGGTCGGCGGCGTGGAGGCCGACATGGCCATCCGTGGCGCGCTCACCACCCCCGGCACAGCCGCCCCCATCGCGATCCTCGACATGGGCGCTGGTTCCACCGACGCCTCCGTCATGCGCCCGGACGGCACCGGCACCTCCATTCACCTGGCAGGCGCCGGGAACATGGTGACCCTGATGATCCAGTCCGAACTCGGCCTCGACTCCTTCGACCTGGCCGAGGACATCAAACGCCACCCACTGGCGAAGGTGGAGTCGGTGTTCAACATCCGTCACGAGGACGGCACCGTGCAGTTCTTCGAGGACCCGCTGCCCGGGCACGTCTACGCCCGCACCGTGGTGCTCAAACCCGACGGCATGGTGCCCCTCGACGTGGACCTTCCCGTCGAAACCATCCGCCAGGTCCGCATCCGCGCCAAGGAACAGGTCTTCGTCAACAACGCGATCCGCGCCCTGCAGCGCGTCTCCCCCACCTCGGAGGTACGCGGCATCGACTTCGTGGTGCTCGTCGGCGGTTCCGCCCTGGACTTCGAGATTCCGCAGCTGGTCACCCGGGCCCTGGCCGACTACCGGGTGGTGGCCGGGCGCGCGAACATCCGCGGCGTCGAGGGACCCCGCAACGCCGTCGCCACCGGCCTGGTGCTGGGGGGTGAGTCGTGACCGACGAACGTCCCACCATCAACCTCGCCGTCCATGAGGGCGTCGGCGACGAGCAGCTCACCCAGGTGCTCCTCGGCATCGAGGAGGAGGGTGTGCCGAGTCGCGTGGATCGCCTCTCGGAGCTCAACCCCCTGGTCCTGGCGCACCGCGCCGCCACCTCGTCGCGGCTGGGCATCGGCTTGGGAATCGCCCTCGACTACGTGGTCATCACCACCGAGAAACTCCCCGAGCAGCGCCCCTACCTGGCACACTTCCTGGGGCGCAGCGAACAGGCGGACCGAATCATCGGATCGAACGCCGCCCGCCTGGTGAAAAGACTTCCCCTCCGTGAACCCGAAAGGAGCCAGTGATGCAAGCACTGGGGAGCATTGAAGTGGTGGGCCTCGTCGCTGGCGTTGAAGCCGCCGACGTCGCCTGCAAAACCGCCGACGTCACCCTGATCGGCTACGAACTGGCCAAGGGTGGCGGCTACGTCTCCATCAAGGTCGAGGGTCAGGTGGCAGCTGTCCAGGCGGCCATGGACGCCGCCGAGGTGGCGGCATCGAAACTGACCCGCGTGGTCAGCAAGATCGTCATTCCCCGGCCCCACCCGGAGCTGGAACCCCTCGTCTTCTCAGCCGCGACCGTGGGGCTGGCCACGCCCACCCCCCAGGCGAAGGCGACGACGAAACCCGCCGCCACGACCAAGGTCAAGGCCAAGGCGCCCGGGGCAACCACGCCCGCACCGAAGGCCAGGGCGGCGGAGAAATCCGGCCCCGCCCCCGCGCCGAAGGCCAACGCGAAACCCGAGCCGACACCGCGCCCCGAACAGGCGCGGCCCGCATCCGGCTCGGACCAGAAGTCCGCACCCGAATCGGATCCGAAACCGGGTGCGACACCCAAGAACCCCGCGGAGACCACCAAGGCTCCCCGGACATCCACCACCAGGAGGAAGCAGTCATGAGCAATGCTCTCGGAATGATCGAGACCAAGGGCTACGTGGGGGCCGTCGAGGCCGCCGACGCCATGGTCAAGTCCGCGAACGTGACCCTGATCGGCAGCGAGAAGATCGGCGCCGGCCTGGTCACCGTGATGGTGCGCGGCGACGTCGGTGCCGTGAAGGCCGCCGTCGACGCCGGGTCGTCGGCAGCCGCTCGGGTCGGCGAGCTGATCTCTCAGCACGTCATCCCGCGTCCCCACGGTGACGTCGAGAAGATCCTGCCGCAGTCATGACCGACGCGCTCGTTGCCGAGATCACCAGCCGGGTCCTGGAGCGGATCGCCGCCCTGGACCCGCGCAAGGTGATCGTCGGCATCTCCAACCGGCACGTTCACCTGTGCGACGCCGACTTCACAACCCTGTTCGGTTACACCGCACCGAAGGTCAAGAAGCACGTGCGTCAGCGCGGCGAGTTCGCAGCCGAGGAGACCGTGACCCTGCACGGTCCCCGCGGCACCATGACCCGGGTGCGTGTGATGGGTCCCAACCGTCCCGCCACCCAGGTGGAGTTGAGCCGCACCGACTGTTTCGCCCTCGGCATCAAGGCGCCGATGGCCCAGTCGGGGCATCTTGAGGCCGCCGCTCCCGTGCGCATCGAAGGTCCTCTCGGCAGCATCGAATGCGACCACGCGGTGATCGTCGCGGGCCGTCACATCCACATGGGCCCCCACGACGCAGCCGCCCTCAACCTGAAGGACCAGGACCGCGTGAGCGTCCAGTTCGGGGGAGAGCGTGGGGCGCGTCTGGACAATTTCCTGATCCGCGTCAAGGACTCCTACTTGGCAGAGCTGCACCTCGACACCGATGAGGGCAACGCCGTCGGAGCCAAGACCGGCGACTACGTAACAATCTGTCTGGACCGATAACGATGACGACGAACCCCCAGACCAGAATCAACCGATTCGCGGAGCTCGTGCGAACCGGGAAGGTCGCACACAAGAACGCCAAGCGCAGCGGGCTGCGGCTCGCCGTCGACCTGGGAACGGCCAACATCGTGTTGGCCGTGGTCGACAGCAGCAACCGGCCCGTCACGGGAGGTTGGCGACACGCGAACGTGGTGCGCGACGGCATCGTCGTCGACTGGCTGGGGGCCGTCACCAACGTCCGGGAGATCCTCGCGGAGATCCAGGACAGGCTGGGCCACACCTTCACCGAGGCCGCCGTCACCATCCCACCCGGGATCAGCGAAGGCACCGTGAAGGTGTTCACCAACGTGCTCGACGCCTGCGAACTCACCCCGTGCGAGGTGGTCGACGAGCCCGTTGCCGCGGCCCGGGCCCTCGGCGTGACCGACGGCACCATCATCGACATCGGCCACGGCACCACCGGGGTGTCGCGGCTGCGTGACGGGGTGGTCGACTTCTCCACCGACGAAGCCACCGGCGGCCACCACATGACGCTGGTGCTGTCGGGGGCACTCGGGATGGACTACGACGAGGCCGAGGCGTTCAAGTGCGACCCCGCCAACGTCCACACCGTCTTCCCGGTGGTGCGTCCCACCCTGGAGAAGATGGCCACCATCGCTGAGCGGGCGCTCGGCGGCACCGACCCGGGCACGGTGTATCTGGTAGGTGGTTCCGCCTCCTTGCCCGAGGCTCCTACAGTGTTCGAGAAGATCCTCGGAGTCACGGTCGACCGGCCCGAGGAACCCCTTTTCCCCACCCCGCTGGGGGCGGCCATGAGGAGTGCCAGATGAACGAGGAACAGCTGCGGGAGCTGATCACCAGGATCGTGCGCGACGTGCTCGCTGAACAACCCCGGCAGGAAACCCCGGCCACGGGCAAACCCAACGCGCTGGTGCTGTTCTCCGGTGCCCTGCTCGGTTTCGACGCGGCCCTGGAGTCGCTGAAACGGACCTCGGCACACGTCAACCTCGACTGGCGACAGACCGAGTCGGCCTCCCGCATCCTGGACCAGGAACGCATCGCGGCCCTGGGCATGACCCCGGTCGAGACGTCGCTGGTGCAGGCCCACGACCTGCTCATCGTCCCCACCCTCACCGCGAACCTGGCCGCGAAGGTCGCCCACGGCATCGGCGACTGCCTGGCCAGCAACGTGGTGGCCGAGTTCATCATGACCAACAAACCGGTGGTTGTGGCCACCAACGCCGCTTGTCCCGACTCGGCGGACAAACGCGGCTGGTTCCCGCAGATGCCGTCGGGCTACGCGGCGATGCTGCGTGAGAACCTCGCCGCCCTGACATCCTTCGGGGTGCACCTGGCGACCGCGGAAACCCTCGACCGGGTCGTCGGGGAGGTCGCGGGCGCGGG from Arachnia propionica encodes the following:
- a CDS encoding propanediol/glycerol family dehydratase large subunit; this translates as MRSKRFEALDARPVNQDGFVSEWPEVGLIAMDSPNDPKPSITLTNGLVTELDGKTRDQFDMIDTFVADYGINLELAEKAMAIDSLQVARMLCDINVPRTEIIPLTTAMTPAKLTEVVGNMSVLEMMMAVTKLRARKQPANQCHVTNVADNPVQIAADSAEAALRGFAEQETTVGVVRYAPFNALALLVGAQTGRPGILTQCAVEEATELQLGMRGLTAYAETVSVYGTEAVFMDGDDTPWSKAFLASSYASRGLKMRFTSGTGSEVQMGYAEGKSMLYLEARCLFVTKAAGSQGTQNGSVSCIGVPAGVPGGIRAVLAENLIATMLDLECASSNDQTFTHSDLRRVSRSLMQFVPGTDFICSGYSSTPNKDNMFAGSNWDAEDFDDWNIIQRDLRVDGGLTPVLEEDVIAVRRKAARALQAVFDELGLPAITDAEVEAATYAHSSDDMPKRNVVEDLKAAEDMMNREVTGVDVAKALSRGGFEDVAEAVFNLLKRRVAGDYLHTSAIFDADFNVISAVNSPNDYHGPQTGYQIDDERWNQIKTIRQAISPESI
- a CDS encoding propanediol/glycerol family dehydratase medium subunit, coding for MSIDVNTLKQIIAQVVQEMATEDQAAAAPASSTPSPTSGGTATMTATAAGKLTLAETGPAERGADPKEVVVAVSPAFSTLIHETIIGLPHADVLKEIAAGIEEEGLKHRFVKIYKSADVGFIAHQAAKLSGSGIGIGIQSRGTTVIHQKDLPPLSNVELFSQSPLIDLETFRAIGKNAAKYAKGESPQPVPIRNDQMARPKYQAIAALLHNKETAQCDLAKKPQALRVSTA
- a CDS encoding diol dehydratase small subunit, with protein sequence MDQEQLIRQIMSEVMKSLGNDSVSFAKNAPAPAAPTQAPAAGTRRIGRDEYPLAEKHPELVKTNTGKALDDLTFEDVKSGKLSPLDFRISSETLELQAQVADADGRQTLARNLRRAAELVAVPDARLLEIYNALRPYRSTKAELYEIADELEGQYGAKVSAGFVREAADVYEARGRLRED
- a CDS encoding diol dehydratase reactivase subunit alpha — encoded protein: MAKLVAGIDIGNATTEVALAETGADGQVRFLSSAIVPTTGIKGTSTNIRGLFRSLTDALNKAGRRIEDLDSIRINEAAPVIGDVAMETITETIITESTMIGHNPSTPGGLGIGVGTTIALDELPDAPAGQPYIVVAPRTIPYDQVAARLNSVAERLEVTGAILQADDGVLVHNRLTRKIPIVDEVRLIEKVPLGMLAAIEVADVGRIVETLSNPFGIATLFGLEAEATRSVVPLARSLVGNRSAVVIKTPEGDVQERRIPAGRLTFHGANTLDVDVDLGAAEIMDVASRIRDLSDITGEPGTNVGGMMEKVRVTMAQLTNQHTRDIRITDLLAVDTRVPQQVAGGIANEFSMEAAVGIAVMVRTDRLQMERIASELAAEIGVPVEVGGVEADMAIRGALTTPGTAAPIAILDMGAGSTDASVMRPDGTGTSIHLAGAGNMVTLMIQSELGLDSFDLAEDIKRHPLAKVESVFNIRHEDGTVQFFEDPLPGHVYARTVVLKPDGMVPLDVDLPVETIRQVRIRAKEQVFVNNAIRALQRVSPTSEVRGIDFVVLVGGSALDFEIPQLVTRALADYRVVAGRANIRGVEGPRNAVATGLVLGGES
- a CDS encoding glycerol dehydratase reactivase beta/small subunit family protein: MTDERPTINLAVHEGVGDEQLTQVLLGIEEEGVPSRVDRLSELNPLVLAHRAATSSRLGIGLGIALDYVVITTEKLPEQRPYLAHFLGRSEQADRIIGSNAARLVKRLPLREPERSQ
- a CDS encoding BMC domain-containing protein: MQALGSIEVVGLVAGVEAADVACKTADVTLIGYELAKGGGYVSIKVEGQVAAVQAAMDAAEVAASKLTRVVSKIVIPRPHPELEPLVFSAATVGLATPTPQAKATTKPAATTKVKAKAPGATTPAPKARAAEKSGPAPAPKANAKPEPTPRPEQARPASGSDQKSAPESDPKPGATPKNPAETTKAPRTSTTRRKQS